From Amycolatopsis sp. cg9, one genomic window encodes:
- a CDS encoding DUF58 domain-containing protein, translated as MAKNEKDVRPSWAPPVLRGDRMEAGLRTLELDVRRRLDGLLQGNHLGLVPGPGSEPGEARPYQPGDDVRRMDWAVTARTTTPHIRETVADRELETWVVADLSASLDFGTALCEKRDLVVCAVAAVAHLTGGGGNRIGALISTGADTTRIPARGGLAHARGLVRKLAETPRAAEGTRGDFAQALEALRRPPRRRGLAVVISDFLGDSSWERPLRALGGRHELIAIEVLDPRDVDLPEVGTVVLADPETGKQREVHASALLRKEFGAAAHAHRQRVAAGLRRAGAAHLTLRTDADWIADMVRFVVARKRRWSGGVA; from the coding sequence ATGGCGAAGAACGAGAAGGACGTCCGTCCTTCGTGGGCGCCGCCGGTGCTGCGCGGCGACCGGATGGAGGCCGGGCTCCGGACCTTGGAGCTCGACGTCCGCCGCCGGCTCGACGGGCTGCTGCAGGGCAACCACCTCGGCCTGGTGCCGGGGCCGGGCTCGGAGCCCGGCGAGGCCCGCCCGTACCAGCCCGGCGACGACGTGCGCCGGATGGACTGGGCGGTCACCGCGCGCACCACGACCCCGCACATCCGCGAGACCGTGGCCGACCGCGAGCTGGAGACGTGGGTCGTCGCCGACCTGTCGGCGAGCCTCGACTTCGGCACGGCGCTGTGCGAGAAGCGCGACCTGGTGGTCTGCGCCGTCGCGGCGGTCGCGCACCTCACCGGGGGCGGCGGCAACCGGATCGGCGCGCTGATCTCCACCGGCGCCGACACCACCCGCATCCCGGCCCGCGGCGGGCTGGCGCACGCGCGCGGGCTGGTGCGGAAGCTGGCCGAAACGCCACGCGCGGCCGAGGGCACGCGCGGCGACTTCGCCCAGGCGCTGGAGGCGCTGCGCCGGCCGCCGCGCCGCCGTGGCCTGGCCGTGGTGATCTCCGACTTCCTGGGCGACAGCTCGTGGGAGCGGCCGCTGCGGGCGCTGGGCGGGCGCCACGAACTGATCGCGATCGAAGTCCTCGACCCGCGCGACGTCGACCTGCCCGAGGTGGGCACCGTCGTGCTGGCCGACCCGGAGACAGGGAAACAGCGCGAAGTGCACGCTTCGGCCTTGCTGCGCAAGGAGTTCGGGGCCGCGGCCCACGCCCACCGCCAGCGCGTGGCGGCCGGCCTGCGGCGCGCGGGTGCGGCGCACCTGACGCTGCGCACGGACGCCGACTGGATCGCCGACATGGTGCGGTTCGTCGTCGCCCGCAAGCGCCGCTGGTCCGGGGGTGTGGCGTGA
- a CDS encoding AAA family ATPase, with the protein MTEPGYAEGGNGQQPATPARDAQLLERTVFEVKRIIVGQDRLVERMLVGLLAKGHLLLEGVPGVAKTLAVETFARVVGGSFSRVQFTPDLVPADILGTRIYRQGAERFDVELGPVVANFVLADEINRAPAKVQSAMLEVMAERHVSIGGQTFPMPDPFLVLATQNPIENEGVYPLPEAQRDRFLFKIQVEYPSAEEEREIIYRMGVTPPTPHEVLSPGELVRLQGVASQVFVHHALVDYVVRLVLTTRTPNEHGLADVAGWVSYGASPRASLGIIAAARALALVRGRDYVLPQDVVDVVPDVLRHRLVLSYDALADGVPIDHIITRVLQTVPLPQVSARPQGGAGQGGPVPAGAPVR; encoded by the coding sequence GTGACCGAGCCCGGCTACGCCGAGGGCGGGAACGGGCAGCAGCCCGCGACGCCGGCCCGGGACGCCCAGTTGCTGGAGCGGACCGTGTTCGAGGTCAAGCGGATCATCGTCGGCCAGGACCGCCTGGTCGAGCGGATGCTGGTCGGCCTGCTGGCCAAGGGCCACCTGCTGCTCGAAGGCGTGCCCGGCGTGGCGAAGACCCTCGCCGTCGAGACGTTCGCGCGGGTCGTCGGCGGGTCGTTCTCCCGCGTCCAGTTCACGCCCGACCTGGTGCCCGCCGACATCCTCGGCACCCGGATCTACCGCCAGGGCGCCGAGCGGTTCGACGTCGAGCTCGGCCCGGTCGTGGCGAACTTCGTGCTCGCGGACGAGATCAACCGCGCGCCCGCCAAGGTCCAGTCCGCGATGCTCGAGGTGATGGCCGAGCGGCACGTGTCGATCGGCGGGCAGACGTTCCCGATGCCCGACCCGTTCCTCGTGCTGGCCACCCAGAACCCGATCGAGAACGAGGGCGTGTACCCGCTGCCCGAGGCGCAGCGCGACCGGTTCCTGTTCAAGATCCAGGTCGAGTACCCCTCCGCCGAGGAGGAGCGCGAGATCATCTACCGGATGGGCGTCACGCCGCCGACCCCGCACGAGGTGCTCAGCCCCGGCGAGCTGGTCCGGCTGCAGGGCGTCGCGTCGCAGGTGTTCGTGCACCACGCGCTGGTCGACTACGTCGTGCGGCTCGTGCTGACCACCCGGACGCCGAACGAGCACGGCCTCGCCGACGTCGCGGGCTGGGTGTCCTACGGCGCTTCGCCGCGCGCGAGCCTCGGCATCATCGCCGCCGCCCGGGCGCTGGCCCTGGTCCGCGGCCGCGACTACGTACTGCCGCAGGACGTCGTCGACGTCGTGCCGGACGTGCTGCGCCACCGGCTCGTGCTGTCCTACGACGCGCTGGCCGACGGCGTGCCGATCGACCACATCATCACGCGCGTGCTGCAGACCGTGCCGTTGCCGCAGGTCTCGGCCCGGCCGCAGGGCGGGGCCGGCCAGGGTGGCCCGGTCCCGGCGGGCGCGCCGGTCAGGTAA
- a CDS encoding TAXI family TRAP transporter solute-binding subunit, with product MTTTRRTALLGGLGLALAGCSTAGYRGAERTVTIAAGERGGFYLAFAELLAAELSRAEPLLHATAVPTEASVANVDLVRRGQADLGLALTDVAQTAMNGGPPFDAKVPLLALGRVYENYLQLVVRADGPVRRLADLAGRPVSLGAGGSGAAQLGERLFAKAGVAVDARHLLFDDAVRALAGRRIDAMLWSGGVPTPKLAELTRTTPIALLPLDSVVPALRAAYGPVYDQVQVPDGAYRGVGALGTIGVANLLVCSPALPGDVAAAVVRLLVERATALVPAEAVGTQFLDVRTLIGTQPVPLQPGAAAAYRALHG from the coding sequence ATGACCACCACGCGGCGCACCGCCCTGCTCGGCGGCCTCGGGCTCGCACTGGCCGGGTGTTCGACGGCCGGGTACCGCGGCGCGGAGCGGACGGTCACCATCGCGGCCGGCGAGCGCGGCGGGTTCTACCTCGCCTTCGCCGAACTCCTCGCGGCCGAGCTCAGCCGCGCGGAACCGCTGCTGCACGCCACCGCGGTGCCGACCGAAGCGAGCGTCGCCAACGTCGACCTCGTCCGCCGCGGGCAAGCCGACCTCGGCCTGGCGCTCACCGACGTCGCCCAGACGGCGATGAACGGCGGCCCGCCGTTCGACGCGAAGGTGCCGCTGCTCGCGCTCGGCCGGGTCTACGAGAACTACCTGCAGCTCGTCGTGCGCGCCGACGGGCCGGTCCGCCGCCTGGCCGACCTCGCCGGCCGTCCGGTGTCGCTGGGCGCGGGCGGCTCCGGCGCGGCCCAGCTCGGCGAGCGCCTGTTCGCCAAGGCCGGGGTCGCGGTCGACGCCCGGCACCTGCTGTTCGACGACGCCGTCCGCGCGCTGGCCGGCCGCCGGATCGACGCCATGCTGTGGTCCGGTGGCGTGCCGACACCCAAGCTCGCCGAGCTCACCCGCACCACCCCGATCGCGCTGCTGCCCCTGGATTCGGTGGTGCCCGCGCTGCGCGCCGCGTACGGCCCGGTGTACGACCAGGTCCAGGTGCCCGACGGCGCGTACCGCGGCGTCGGCGCGCTGGGCACGATCGGCGTCGCGAACCTGCTGGTCTGCTCCCCCGCCCTGCCCGGCGACGTCGCCGCGGCGGTGGTCCGGCTGCTCGTCGAACGGGCCACCGCGCTGGTGCCCGCCGAGGCCGTCGGGACGCAGTTCCTCGACGTGCGGACGCTGATCGGCACGCAGCCGGTCCCCCTGCAGCCGGGTGCGGCGGCCGCGTACCGGGCGCTGCACGGCTGA
- a CDS encoding molybdenum cofactor guanylyltransferase, translating to MRYAGIVVAGGSARRLSGVDKPALSVGGKPLLARAVHALDAAERVIVVGPRRAGFDVVWTREPVPGTGPVAALAAGLAFVPEDVEAVAVLAADLPGVRRSTVDRLVAAIGDGEGAVLVDAAGARQWLLGAWRVAALRAALPEEVENAALRRVLGGLAVAEVPAERGEADDIDTPEDLERHR from the coding sequence ATGCGGTACGCGGGGATCGTGGTGGCCGGGGGTTCGGCGCGCAGACTGTCCGGTGTGGACAAGCCGGCCCTGTCGGTGGGCGGCAAGCCGCTGCTGGCCCGCGCGGTCCACGCCCTCGACGCCGCCGAACGCGTCATCGTGGTCGGGCCGCGGCGCGCCGGGTTCGACGTCGTGTGGACCCGTGAACCGGTCCCGGGCACCGGCCCGGTGGCGGCGCTGGCGGCGGGCCTCGCGTTCGTGCCCGAGGACGTCGAGGCGGTCGCGGTGCTGGCCGCCGACCTCCCGGGCGTCCGCCGGTCCACTGTGGACCGCCTGGTGGCGGCGATCGGCGACGGGGAAGGCGCGGTCCTGGTGGACGCGGCCGGCGCCCGCCAGTGGCTGCTGGGCGCGTGGCGGGTCGCGGCGCTGCGGGCGGCGTTGCCCGAGGAGGTCGAGAACGCGGCGCTGCGCCGGGTACTGGGCGGTCTGGCCGTCGCGGAGGTCCCGGCGGAACGGGGCGAAGCGGACGACATCGACACCCCCGAGGATCTCGAACGGCACCGGTGA
- a CDS encoding sensor histidine kinase: protein MRARLLVVLVALALAVVAAFAVPLLTATADQRTQQLVISRTADVDRFVVLAQQAVDTRDPAALAADAARYADLYGEGVVIVDARRVPLVQAGGLTAADPAVHALVEATMRNEPAPRVDGLSPWSAEPAYFARPVGTGTRVSGVVVLRASVTAAAADVATRWGTIGAGALLVAVVFVLLAVVLARWMVRPLHELETGVLAVAAGHRAHVPEKAGPRELRSLAAEVNRMSEAVLEAADQQHRLVADASHQLRNPMAALRLRVDSLAHQVDGDGATYRATVAEVERLEKLLDGLLALALAESTATRVAAGGADEACDLASVLAERVDAWRPAAEDAGSALVPPPGHDEPVTVRCPEGELAQILDVLLDNAVHYAGRGAKITTDWEAGAETATLVVRDDGPGLSTEDRARATERFWRAGGEGAPRGTGLGLAIAHQQVRTRGGVLELRQALPHGLEARVTLPLQEGP from the coding sequence GTGCGCGCCCGGCTGCTGGTGGTCCTGGTGGCCCTCGCGCTCGCGGTGGTCGCCGCGTTCGCCGTGCCGCTGCTGACCGCCACCGCCGACCAGCGCACCCAGCAGCTGGTCATCTCCCGCACCGCCGACGTCGACCGGTTCGTCGTGCTGGCCCAGCAGGCCGTCGACACCCGCGACCCGGCAGCCCTCGCGGCGGACGCCGCCCGTTACGCCGACCTCTACGGCGAAGGCGTGGTGATCGTCGACGCCCGGCGCGTCCCGCTGGTGCAGGCGGGCGGGCTGACCGCGGCCGACCCGGCGGTGCACGCGCTGGTGGAGGCGACCATGCGCAACGAACCGGCGCCGCGCGTCGACGGCCTTTCCCCGTGGTCGGCCGAACCGGCCTACTTCGCCCGCCCGGTCGGCACCGGTACCCGGGTCTCCGGCGTGGTCGTGCTGCGCGCGTCGGTGACGGCGGCGGCCGCGGACGTCGCCACCCGCTGGGGCACCATCGGCGCCGGGGCGCTGCTGGTCGCGGTGGTGTTCGTGCTGCTGGCGGTGGTGCTCGCCCGGTGGATGGTGCGGCCGCTGCACGAGCTGGAGACCGGCGTGCTCGCCGTCGCCGCCGGGCACCGCGCGCACGTACCGGAGAAGGCCGGCCCACGTGAGCTGCGGTCGCTCGCCGCCGAGGTCAACCGGATGTCCGAAGCGGTCCTCGAAGCCGCCGACCAGCAGCACCGGCTGGTCGCCGACGCCTCGCACCAGCTGCGGAACCCGATGGCCGCGCTGCGGCTGCGCGTCGACTCGCTGGCCCACCAGGTCGACGGCGACGGCGCCACCTACCGGGCCACCGTCGCCGAAGTCGAACGCCTCGAGAAGCTCCTCGACGGGCTGCTGGCCCTCGCGCTCGCCGAGAGCACCGCGACCCGGGTCGCGGCCGGGGGCGCGGACGAGGCGTGCGACCTCGCGTCCGTGCTCGCCGAGCGCGTCGACGCCTGGCGCCCGGCCGCCGAGGACGCCGGTTCGGCCCTCGTGCCCCCGCCGGGCCACGACGAGCCGGTCACCGTCCGCTGCCCGGAAGGCGAGCTCGCGCAGATCCTCGACGTGCTGCTCGACAACGCCGTCCACTACGCCGGCCGCGGCGCGAAGATCACGACGGACTGGGAAGCCGGTGCGGAGACCGCGACCCTCGTCGTCCGCGACGACGGCCCCGGACTGTCCACTGAGGACCGCGCACGGGCCACCGAACGGTTCTGGCGCGCCGGCGGCGAAGGCGCCCCGCGCGGCACCGGCCTCGGGCTGGCCATCGCGCACCAGCAGGTGCGCACCCGCGGCGGGGTACTGGAACTGCGCCAGGCGCTCCCCCACGGCCTGGAAGCCCGCGTCACGCTGCCGCTGCAGGAGGGGCCATGA
- a CDS encoding NlpC/P60 family protein gives MCAGERRWAVVAGRRGGPGVPRARRGLTVSALTLVILFGAGGTGLAAPPPPPNPSDSELNNSKADANAKAGEVGRLTNELAQAEQKLSQLQDDVELKQEEANKALVDLQSAQDAAAQAENDAKAARTEADAAAAAIEKARTDLKTFAAASFQQGSTVGSLSAYLSADSPKDMLARAQLLDAVGGDRLNALDRLQQAQTAKSNKDSAARKAAEIAQQKQDAARQAKTSADSAQARAISAQDSQATQNTRLEKNKSDVEQQLYAAQAKVNGLQGQRQRYQDWLAEKQREDEERARQAALGSSGGGGRPASKPAAGPAGSSIEAVIARALSKVGLPYAWGGGNAGGPTRGIRDGGVADRYGDYNKIGFDCSGLMIYAFAGVKGLPHYSGYQYTAGRRVPLSQMRRGDMLFWGGAGGIHHVALYLGGGQMVEAPQSGLRVRIAPVRYGGIMPYATRLIG, from the coding sequence ATGTGCGCAGGTGAGCGGAGGTGGGCGGTCGTGGCGGGACGGCGTGGGGGTCCGGGGGTGCCGCGGGCCCGCCGTGGACTCACCGTGAGCGCGCTCACCTTGGTGATCTTGTTCGGCGCGGGCGGCACCGGCCTCGCGGCGCCCCCGCCGCCGCCGAACCCGAGCGACTCCGAGCTGAACAACAGCAAGGCCGACGCCAACGCGAAGGCCGGCGAGGTCGGCCGGCTGACCAACGAGCTGGCCCAGGCCGAGCAGAAGCTGTCGCAGCTGCAGGACGACGTCGAGCTCAAGCAGGAAGAGGCCAACAAGGCCCTGGTCGACCTGCAGTCCGCGCAGGACGCCGCGGCGCAGGCCGAGAACGACGCAAAAGCCGCCCGCACCGAGGCGGACGCGGCGGCCGCGGCGATCGAGAAGGCCCGCACCGACCTCAAGACGTTCGCCGCCGCGAGCTTCCAGCAGGGGAGCACGGTCGGCTCGCTCTCGGCGTACCTGAGCGCCGACAGTCCCAAGGACATGCTGGCCCGCGCGCAGCTGCTCGACGCCGTCGGCGGCGACCGGCTCAACGCCCTCGACCGGCTCCAGCAGGCGCAGACGGCCAAGTCGAACAAGGACTCCGCGGCCCGCAAGGCGGCGGAGATCGCGCAGCAGAAGCAGGATGCCGCCCGGCAGGCGAAGACCAGCGCGGACTCCGCGCAGGCCAGGGCGATCAGCGCGCAGGACAGCCAGGCCACGCAGAACACCCGGCTCGAGAAGAACAAGTCGGACGTCGAGCAGCAGCTCTACGCCGCCCAGGCCAAGGTCAACGGCCTGCAGGGCCAGCGCCAGCGCTACCAGGACTGGCTCGCCGAGAAGCAGCGCGAGGACGAGGAACGCGCCCGCCAGGCCGCGCTCGGCTCGTCCGGCGGCGGTGGCCGTCCGGCGAGCAAGCCGGCCGCGGGTCCGGCCGGGTCGTCGATCGAGGCGGTCATCGCCCGGGCGCTGTCCAAGGTCGGCCTGCCCTACGCGTGGGGCGGCGGCAACGCCGGCGGCCCGACGCGCGGCATCCGCGACGGCGGCGTCGCCGACCGCTACGGCGACTACAACAAGATCGGCTTCGACTGCTCCGGCCTGATGATCTACGCCTTCGCCGGGGTCAAGGGCCTGCCGCACTACAGCGGCTACCAGTACACGGCCGGGCGGCGGGTCCCGCTGTCGCAGATGCGCCGCGGCGACATGCTGTTCTGGGGCGGCGCGGGCGGCATCCACCACGTCGCGCTCTACCTCGGCGGCGGTCAGATGGTCGAGGCCCCGCAGTCCGGGCTCCGCGTCCGGATCGCGCCGGTGCGCTACGGCGGGATCATGCCGTACGCGACTCGCTTGATCGGCTGA
- a CDS encoding cyclopropane-fatty-acyl-phospholipid synthase family protein: protein MDDELNALRRSRMRWNTPLSEPHAELLLDRMALAAGHLVDLGCGWGELLLRAAARTPGLRATGVDTDVTGLDRGRAAAAERGLAVEFTESDAATWDGPAERAFCIGAAHAFGSTEAALAGLGRVVPAGRVLYGDGFWAAPPNPAALEIFGPDTLTLPELLDAAAAAGWRVLHVSTADQLEWDDFESTSKLAWQEWLLANPADPRAARVRDWLDERQRQYVRDYRGVLGLAYLVLGR, encoded by the coding sequence GTGGACGACGAACTGAACGCGCTTCGGCGCTCGCGGATGCGCTGGAACACACCCCTGTCCGAGCCCCACGCCGAGCTGCTGCTCGACCGGATGGCCCTGGCCGCGGGACACCTCGTCGACCTCGGCTGCGGCTGGGGCGAGCTGCTGCTGCGGGCGGCCGCCCGGACGCCGGGCCTGCGCGCGACCGGGGTCGACACCGACGTGACCGGCCTGGACCGCGGCCGCGCCGCGGCGGCCGAGCGCGGGCTGGCGGTGGAATTCACCGAGTCGGACGCCGCGACCTGGGACGGGCCCGCCGAGCGGGCGTTCTGCATCGGCGCCGCGCACGCCTTCGGCTCGACCGAAGCCGCGCTGGCCGGGCTCGGCCGGGTGGTCCCGGCCGGCCGGGTGCTCTACGGCGACGGGTTCTGGGCCGCCCCGCCGAATCCGGCGGCGCTGGAGATCTTCGGGCCGGACACGCTGACGCTGCCGGAGCTGCTCGACGCCGCGGCCGCCGCCGGCTGGCGGGTGCTGCACGTCAGCACCGCCGACCAGCTCGAGTGGGACGACTTCGAATCGACGTCGAAGCTGGCCTGGCAGGAGTGGCTGCTGGCGAACCCGGCCGACCCGCGGGCGGCGCGGGTCCGGGACTGGCTCGACGAGCGGCAGCGGCAGTACGTCCGCGACTACCGGGGCGTGCTGGGCCTCGCCTACCTGGTGCTCGGCCGCTGA
- a CDS encoding tRNA (cytidine(34)-2'-O)-methyltransferase: MFRVLFYHPEIPPNTGNAIRLAANTGCELHLVEPLGFTLADKQLRRAGLDYHDLARVHVHASLAAAWEVLLPAKVYAFSASATRLYTDVAYGPGDVLMFGPESVGLPADVQEAPEVTDRVRLPMLPTSRSLNLANTAAITVYEAWRQNGFAGT, from the coding sequence GTGTTCCGCGTTCTCTTCTACCACCCCGAAATCCCGCCGAACACGGGCAACGCGATCCGCTTGGCCGCCAACACCGGCTGCGAGCTGCACCTGGTCGAGCCGCTCGGGTTCACGTTGGCGGACAAGCAGTTGCGCCGGGCGGGGCTCGACTACCACGACCTGGCCCGGGTGCACGTCCACGCTTCGCTCGCCGCCGCTTGGGAAGTGCTGCTGCCGGCGAAGGTGTACGCGTTCAGCGCGTCGGCCACGCGGCTCTACACGGACGTGGCGTACGGGCCGGGCGACGTGCTGATGTTCGGCCCGGAATCGGTGGGACTGCCCGCGGACGTCCAGGAAGCCCCCGAGGTGACCGACCGCGTGCGGCTGCCGATGCTGCCGACCAGCCGGTCGCTGAACCTGGCCAACACCGCGGCGATCACGGTCTACGAAGCCTGGCGGCAGAACGGCTTCGCGGGTACTTGA
- a CDS encoding VWA domain-containing protein, whose product MSLTGFTAPWWFLLLIAVAAVAVGYVLAQRARRKRTMRFANLDLLEKVAPKSQGWVRHVPAVLIVLSLLLLTVALAGPTAEQKVPRNRATVMLVIDVSLSMEATDVAPTRLKAAQDAATQFAQNMTPGINLGLISFAGTATVLVNPTTDRNGVIKAIENLKLAQSTATGEGIFAALQSVESFSSVVGGADGPPPARIVLMSDGKQTVPEDLYAARGGYTAAQAAKQAGVPISSISFGTTHGSVDIDGKAQPVSVDDESLREIARLSGGDFYKAASAEELKKVYADLGEQIGYEIKDADASKPWVVVGTLILMIGAAASLFFGQRLP is encoded by the coding sequence ATGAGTTTGACGGGCTTCACCGCGCCCTGGTGGTTCCTGCTGCTGATCGCCGTCGCCGCGGTCGCCGTCGGGTACGTGCTCGCCCAGCGGGCGCGCCGGAAGCGGACCATGCGGTTCGCCAACCTGGACCTCCTCGAGAAGGTCGCGCCGAAGAGCCAGGGCTGGGTCCGGCACGTGCCGGCGGTGCTGATCGTGCTGTCGCTGCTGCTGCTCACCGTCGCGCTGGCCGGGCCGACCGCCGAGCAGAAGGTGCCGCGCAACCGGGCCACCGTGATGCTGGTGATCGACGTGTCGCTGTCGATGGAGGCCACCGACGTCGCCCCGACACGGCTGAAGGCGGCTCAGGACGCGGCGACCCAGTTCGCGCAGAACATGACCCCGGGGATCAACCTGGGCCTGATCTCGTTCGCGGGCACGGCGACGGTGCTGGTCAACCCGACCACCGACCGCAACGGCGTGATCAAGGCGATCGAGAACCTGAAACTGGCGCAGTCCACGGCCACCGGCGAGGGCATCTTCGCGGCCCTGCAGTCGGTGGAGAGCTTCTCCAGCGTCGTCGGCGGGGCCGACGGACCGCCGCCCGCCCGGATAGTGCTGATGTCGGACGGCAAGCAGACGGTGCCGGAGGACCTGTACGCGGCGCGCGGCGGCTACACGGCGGCGCAGGCGGCGAAGCAGGCCGGCGTCCCGATCTCGTCGATCTCGTTCGGCACCACGCACGGCTCGGTCGACATCGACGGCAAGGCCCAGCCGGTGAGCGTCGACGACGAGTCGCTGCGCGAGATCGCGCGGCTGTCGGGTGGCGACTTCTACAAGGCGGCCAGCGCCGAGGAGCTGAAGAAGGTCTACGCGGACCTCGGCGAGCAGATCGGCTACGAGATCAAGGACGCCGACGCGAGCAAGCCGTGGGTGGTCGTGGGCACGCTGATCCTGATGATCGGCGCGGCGGCCAGCCTGTTCTTCGGGCAGAGACTCCCGTGA
- a CDS encoding acyl-CoA thioesterase — protein sequence MTEPRRPIVEMPLRVRYHECDGQGIVFNAHYLAYVDMCAFEAEKALFGSHEEFLAHRIDVVVAEANLKFRAPARYDEELVVSQYLNHLGTTSLIFDFEIHRGDTLVQAATLRYVFIDPATLRPTPPPDAVRKVYAALLEG from the coding sequence GTGACCGAACCCCGCCGACCGATCGTCGAGATGCCGCTGCGCGTGCGCTACCACGAGTGCGACGGCCAGGGCATCGTCTTCAACGCCCACTACCTGGCCTATGTGGACATGTGCGCGTTCGAGGCGGAGAAGGCGCTGTTCGGTTCGCACGAAGAGTTCCTCGCGCACCGCATCGACGTCGTGGTCGCCGAAGCGAACCTGAAGTTCCGCGCACCCGCGCGCTACGACGAGGAACTCGTCGTTTCGCAGTACCTGAACCACCTCGGCACGACGTCGCTGATCTTCGACTTCGAGATCCACCGCGGCGACACGCTCGTGCAGGCGGCGACCCTCCGGTACGTGTTCATCGATCCCGCGACGCTGCGGCCGACCCCGCCACCGGACGCGGTCCGCAAGGTCTACGCGGCCCTGCTCGAGGGCTGA
- a CDS encoding DUF1801 domain-containing protein, producing the protein MPYTVEPRVDAYIDALPDWQQAICREVRELVHAADPEVVETIKRTRQPYFVLEGNVCALLAAKDHVNVFVYDGGIVPDPEGIITAGHGNKTARTVAFREGEPINAPALTAMFRQIIANNRAGGWRKLKREQAGPQRPSTR; encoded by the coding sequence GTGCCGTACACCGTCGAGCCGCGCGTGGACGCCTACATCGACGCCCTGCCGGACTGGCAGCAGGCGATCTGCCGGGAAGTCCGCGAACTGGTCCACGCGGCGGACCCCGAAGTCGTCGAGACGATCAAGCGCACGAGGCAGCCCTACTTCGTGCTCGAGGGCAACGTCTGCGCCCTGCTGGCGGCGAAAGACCACGTCAACGTCTTCGTCTACGACGGCGGCATCGTCCCCGACCCCGAAGGCATCATCACCGCCGGGCACGGCAACAAGACCGCGCGGACCGTCGCCTTCCGCGAGGGCGAACCGATCAACGCGCCCGCGCTCACCGCGATGTTCCGGCAGATCATCGCCAACAACCGGGCCGGGGGCTGGCGCAAGCTGAAGCGCGAGCAAGCCGGCCCTCAGCGGCCGAGCACCAGGTAG